Proteins co-encoded in one Cygnus olor isolate bCygOlo1 chromosome 6, bCygOlo1.pri.v2, whole genome shotgun sequence genomic window:
- the MRAS gene encoding ras-related protein M-Ras isoform X1 has protein sequence MATSAVPSENLPTYKLVVVGDGGVGKSALTIQFFQKIFVPDYDPTIEDSYLKHTEIDGQWAILDVLDTAGQEEFSAMREQYMRTGDGFLIVYSVTDKASFEHVDRFHQLILRVKDRESFPMILVANKVDLMHLRKITREQGREMATKHNIPYIETSAKDPPLNVDKAFHDLVRVIRQQIPEKSQKKKKKTKWRGDRATGSHKLQCAIL, from the exons ATGGCTACAAGTGCCGTTCCCAGCGAAAACCTCCCCACGTACAAGCTGGTGGTGGTTGGAGATGGTGGCGTGGGGAAGAGCGCTCTCACCATTCAATTTTTCCAGAAGATTTTTGTGCCAGACTACGACCCAACTATTGAAGACTCCTACCTGAAGCACACAGAAATAGATGGCCAGTGGGCAATCCTTGATG TTCTGGATACTGCAGGCCAAGAGGAGTTCAGCGCGATGCGGGAGCAGTACATGAGGACTGGAGATGGCTTCCTTATAGTCTACTCTGTGACAGACAAGGCCAGCTTCGAGCACGTGGACCGCTTCCACCAGCTGATCCTCAGAGTCAAAGACAG agagTCCTTTCCAATGATCTTGGTGGCGAACAAAGTTGATCTAATGCATTTACGGAAAATTACAAGAgaacagggaagagaaatggCAACAAAACATAAT ATTCCGTATATAGAAACTAGTGCCAAGGACCCACCTCTAAATGTTGACAAGGCCTTCCACGATCTCGTTAGGGTAATAAG GCAACAAATCCCGGAGAAAagtcagaagaagaagaaaaagaccaaaTGGCGAGGGGACCGAGCCACAGGCTCCCACAAACTCCAGTGTGCCATTTTGTGA
- the MRAS gene encoding ras-related protein M-Ras isoform X2, giving the protein MREQYMRTGDGFLIVYSVTDKASFEHVDRFHQLILRVKDRESFPMILVANKVDLMHLRKITREQGREMATKHNIPYIETSAKDPPLNVDKAFHDLVRVIRQQIPEKSQKKKKKTKWRGDRATGSHKLQCAIL; this is encoded by the exons ATGCGGGAGCAGTACATGAGGACTGGAGATGGCTTCCTTATAGTCTACTCTGTGACAGACAAGGCCAGCTTCGAGCACGTGGACCGCTTCCACCAGCTGATCCTCAGAGTCAAAGACAG agagTCCTTTCCAATGATCTTGGTGGCGAACAAAGTTGATCTAATGCATTTACGGAAAATTACAAGAgaacagggaagagaaatggCAACAAAACATAAT ATTCCGTATATAGAAACTAGTGCCAAGGACCCACCTCTAAATGTTGACAAGGCCTTCCACGATCTCGTTAGGGTAATAAG GCAACAAATCCCGGAGAAAagtcagaagaagaagaaaaagaccaaaTGGCGAGGGGACCGAGCCACAGGCTCCCACAAACTCCAGTGTGCCATTTTGTGA